The Neofelis nebulosa isolate mNeoNeb1 chromosome X, mNeoNeb1.pri, whole genome shotgun sequence genome has a segment encoding these proteins:
- the MED12 gene encoding mediator of RNA polymerase II transcription subunit 12 isoform X6, which produces MAAFGILSYEHRPLKRPRLGPPDVYPQDPKQKEDELTALNVKQGFNNQPAVSGDEHGSAKNVNFNPAKISSNFSSIIAEKLRCNTLPDTGRRKPQVNQKDNFWLVTARSQSAINTWFTDLAGTKPLTQLAKKVPIFSKKEEVFGYLAKYTVPVMRAAWLIKMTCAYYAAISETKVKKRHVIDPFMEWTQIITKYLWEQLQKMAEYYRPGPAGSGGCGSTIGPLPHDVEVAIRQWDYNEKLAMFMFQDGMLDRHEFLTWVLECFEKIRPGEDELLKLLLPLLLRYSGEFVQSAYLSRRLAYFCTRRLALQLDGVSSHSSHVMSAQSSSTLPTTPAPQPPTSSTPSTPFSDLLMCPQHRPLVFGLSCILQTILLCCPSALVWHYSLTDSRIKTGSPLDHLPIAPSNLPMPEGNSAFTQQVRAKLREIEQQIKERGQAVEVRWSFDKCQEATAGFTIGRVLHTLEVLDSHSFERSDFSNSLDSLCNRIFGLGPSKDGHEISSDDDAVVSLLCEWAVSCKRSGRHRAMVVAKLLEKRQAEIEAERCGESEAADEKGSIASGSLSAPSAPIFQDVLLQFLDTQAPMLTDPRSESERVEFFNLVLLFCELIRHDVFSHNMYTCTLISRGDLAFGAPGPRPPSPFDDPADDSERKEAEGSSSSKLEDPGLSESMDIDPSSSVLFEDMEKPDFSLFSPTMPCEGKGSPSPEKPDVEKEVKPPPKEKIEGTLGVLYDQPRHVQYATHFPIPQEESCSHECNQRLVVLFGVGKQRDDARHAIKKITKDILKVLNRKGTAETDQLAPIVPLNPGDLTFLGGEDGQKRRRNRPEAFPTAEDIFAKFQHLSHYDQHQVTAQVSRNVLEQITSFALGMSYHLPLVQHVQFIFDLMEYSLSISGLIDFAIQLLNELSVVEAELLLKSSDLVGSYTTSLCLCIVAVLRHYHACLILNQDQMAQVFEGLCGVVKHGMNRSDGSSAERCILAYLYDLYTSCSHLKSKFGELFSDFCSKVKNTIYCNVEPSESNMRWAPEFMIDTLENPAAHTFTYTGLGKSLSENPANRYSFVCNALMHVCVGHHDPDRVNDIAILCAELTGYCKSLSAEWLGVLKALCCSSNNGTCGFNDLLCNVDVSDLSFHDSLATFVAILIARQCLLLEDLIRCAAIPSLLNAACSEQDSEPGARLTCRILLHLFKTPQLNPCQSDGNKPTVGIRSSCDRHLLAASQNRIVDGAVFAVLKAVFVLGDAELKGSGFTVTGGTEELPEEEGGGGSGGRRQGGRNISVETASLDVYAKYVLRSICQQEWVGERCLKSLCEDSNDLQDPVLSSAQAQRLMQLICYPHRLLDNEDGENPQRQRIKRILQNLDQWTMRQSSLELQLMIKQTPNNEMNSLLENIAKATIEVFQQSAETGSSSGNTASNMPSSSKTKPVLSSLERSGVWLVAPLIAKLPTSVQGHVLKAAGEELEKGQHLGSSSRKERDRQKQKSMSLLSQQPFLSLVLTCLKGQDEQREGLLTSLYSQVHQIVNNWRDDQYLDDCKPKQLMHEALKLRLNLVGGMFDTVQRSTQQTTEWAVLLLEIIISGTVDMQSNNELFTTVLDMLSVLINGTLAADMSSISQGSMEENKRAYMNLVKKLRKELGERQSDSLEKVRQLLPLPKQTRDVITCEPQGSLIDTKGNKIAGFDSIFKKEGLQVSTKQKISPWDLFEGLKPSAPLSWGWFGTVRVDRRVARGEEQQRLLLYHTHLRPRPRAYYLEPLPLPPEDEEPPAPTLLEPEKKAPEPPKTDKPGAAPPSTEERKKKSTKGKKRSQPAAKTEDYGMGPGRSGPYGVTVPPDLLHHANPGSISHLSYRQGSIGLYTQNQPLPAGGPRVDPYRPVRLPMQKLSTRPPYPGVMPTAMTGVMGLEPSSYKTSVYRQQQPTVPQGQRLRQQLQSQGMLGQSSVHQMTPSSSYGLQTSQGYTPYVSHVGLQQHAGPAGTMVPPSYSSQPYQSTHPSTNPTLVDPTRHLQQRPSGYVHQQAPTYGHGLTSTQRFSHQTLQQTPMIGTMTPLGAQGVQAGVRSASILPEQQQQQQQQQQQQQQQQQQQQQQQQQQQYHIRQQQQQQILRQQQQQQQQQQQQQQQQQQQQQQQQQQQQQQQQQQAAPPQPQPQSQPQVAAGLRPLAQGQLPSSSARGFSRHSNSNRQQLWSGNSNNSSPIPSHSPVPTYLDATEPPGRTACALDVAPPFPLNYQSPSGASTSSGWGSSLRLHF; this is translated from the exons ATGGCGGCCTTCGGGATCTTGAGCTACGAACACCGGCCCCTGAAGCGGCCGCGGCTGGGGCCTCCCGATGTGTACCCTCAAGATCCCAAACAGAAGGAG GATGAACTGACGGCCTTGAATGTAAAACAAGGTTTCAATAACCAGCCTGCCGTCTCTGGGGATGAACATGGCAGTGCCAAGAACGTCAACTTCAATCCTGCCAAG ATCAGTTCCAACTTCAGCAGCATCATTGCAGAGAAGTTACGCTGTAACACTCTCCCCGACACTGGTCGCAGGAAGCCCCAAGTGAACCAAAAAGACAACTTCTGGCTGGTGACTGCGCGATCACAGAGTGCCATTAACACCTGGTTCACTGACCTGGCTGGCACCAAGCCACTCACACAACTAGCCAAAAAG GTCCCCATTTTCAGTAAAAAGGAAGAAGTGTTTGGGTACTTAGCCAAATACACAGTGCCTGTGATGAGGGCCGCCTGGCTCATTAAGATGACCTGTGCCTACTATGCAGCAATCAGTGAGACCAAGGTTAAGAAGAGACATGTCATTGACCCCTTCATGG AGTGGACTCAGATCATCACCAAGTACTTATGGGAGCAGCTGCAAAAGATGGCTGAATACTACCGGCCAGGGCCTGCAGGCAGTGGGGGCTGTGGTTCCACTATAGGGCCTTTGCCCCATGATGTAGAGGTGGCAATCCGGCAGTGGGACTACAACGAGAAGCTGGCCATGTTCATGTTTCAG GATGGAATGCTGGACAGACATGAGTTCCTGACCTGGGTACTTGAGTGTTTTGAGAAAATCCGCCCAGGAGAAGATGAGTTGCTTAAACTTCTGCTGCCCCTGCTGCTTCGA TACTCCGGGGAATTCGTTCAGTCTGCGTACCTCTCCCGCCGCCTTGCCTACTTCTGTACCCGGAGACTGGCCTTGCAACTGGACGGTGTGAGCAGTCACTCCTCCCACGTTATGTCTGCTCAGTCGTCAAGCACACTGCCCACCACTCCCGCTCCTCAGCCCCCAACTAGCAGCACACCCTCTACACCCTTTAGTGACCTGCTGATGTGCCCTCAGCACCGGCCCCTGGTTTTTGGCCTCAGCTGTATCCTTCAG ACCATCCTCCTGTGTTGTCCTAGTGCCTTGGTTTGGCACTACTCACTGACTGATAGCCGCATTAAGACTGGCTCACCACTTGACCACCTGCCTATTGCCCCCTCCAACCTGCCCATGCCAGAGGGCAACAGTGCCTTTACTCAGCAG GTCCGTGCAAAGTTGCGTGAGATTGAACAGCAGATCAAGGAGCGAGGACAGGCAGTTGAGGTTCGCTGGTCTTTTGATAAGTGCCAGGAAGCTACTGCAG GCTTCACCATTGGACGGGTGCTCCATACTTTGGAAGTGTTGGACAGCCATAGTTTTGAGCGCTCTGACTTCAGCAACTCTCTTGACTCCCTTTGCAACCGAATCTTTGGATTGGGACCTAGCAAGGATGGGCATGAG ATCTCTTCCGATGATGATGCTGTAGTATCATTACTGTGTGAGTGGGCTGTCAGCTGCAAGCGTTCTGGTCGGCATCGTGCTATGGTGGTCGCCAAGCTGCTGGAGAAGAGACAGGCTGAGATTGAGGCTGAG CGTTGTGGAGAATCAGAAGCTGCAGATGAGAAGGGTTCCATTGCCTCTGGCTCCCTTTCAGCTCCCAGTGCTCCCATTTTCCAGGATGTCCTCCTGCAGTTTCTGGATACCCAGGCTCCCATGCTGA CGGACCCCCGAAGTGAGAGTGAACGAGTGGAGTTCTTTAACTTGGTACTGCTGTTCTGTGAACTGATTCGACATGATGTTTTCTCCCACAACATGTATACCTGCACTCTCATCTCCCGAGGGGACCTTGCCTTTGGAGCCCCTGGTCCCCGGCCCCCCTCTCCCTTTGATGACCCCGCTGATGACTCTGAGCGCAAGGAGGCTGAGGGCAGCAGCAGTAGCAAGCTGGAG GACCCAGGGCTCTCGGAATCTATGGACATTGACCCTAGTTCCAGTGTGCTCTTTGAGGACATGGAGAAGCCTGATTTCTCA TTGTTCTCCCCTACTATGCCCTGTGAGGGGAAGGGCAGTCCGTCCCCTGAGAAGCCAGATGTTGAGAAGGAGGTGAAGCCCCCACCCAAGGAGAAGATAGAAGGGACCCTCGGGGTTCTTTATGACCAGCCGCGGCACGTGCAGTACGCCACACACTTTCCCATCCCCCAG GAGGAGTCATGCAGCCATGAGTGCAACCAGCGGTTGGTCGTACTGTTTGGGGTGGGAAAGCAGCGAGATGATGCCCGCCATGCCATCAAGAAAATAACCAAGGATATCCTGAAGGTTCTGAACCGCAAGGGGACAGCGGAAACTG ACCAGCTTGCTCCTATTGTGCCTCTGAATCCTGGAGACCTGACATTCTTAG GTGGGGAGGACGGGCAGAAGCGGAGGCGCAACCGGCCTGAAGCCTTCCCCACTGCTGAAGATATCTTTGCTAAGTTCCAGCACCTCTCACATTATGACCAACACCAGGTCACAGCTCAG GTCTCCCGGAATGTTCTGGAGCAGATCACGAGCTTTGCCCTTGGCATGTCATACCACTTGCCTCTGGTGCAGCATGTGCAGTTCATCTTTGACCTCATGGAATATTCACTCAGCATCAGTGGCCTCATCGACTTTGCCATTCag CTGCTGAATGAACTGAGCGTAGTTGAGGCCGAGCTGCTGCTCAAATCCTCGGATCTGGTGGGCAGCTACACTACCAGCCTGTGCCTGTGCATTGTGGCTGTCCTGCGGCACTATCATGCCTGCCTTATCCTCAACCAGGACCAGATGGCACAGGTCTTTGAGGG GCTGTGTGGTGTAGTGAAGCATGGGATGAACCGGTCAGATGGCTCCTCTGCAGAACGCTGTATCCTTGCTTATCTCTATGATCTGTACACCTCCTGTAGCCATTTAAAGAGCAAATTTGGGGAGCTCTTCAG CGACTTCTGCTCCAAGGTGAAGAACACTATCTACTGCAACGTGGAGCCATCAGAATCCAACATGCGCTGGGCGCCCGAGTTCATGATCGACACTCTGGAGAACCCTGCAGCTCACACCTTCACATACACAGGGCTAGGCAAGAGTCTTAGTGAGAACCCTGCTAACCGCTACAGCTTTGTCTGCAATGCCCTTATGCACGTCTGTGTGGGGCACCATGATCCCGATAG GGTGAATGACATCGCAATCCTGTGTGCGGAGCTGACCGGCTATTGCAAGTCACTGAGTGCCGAATGGCTAGGAGTTCTTAAGGCCCTGTGCTGCTCCTCTAACAATGGCACTTGTGGTTTCAACGACCTTCTCTGCAATGTGGAT GTCAGTGACCTGTCTTTTCACGACTCCCTGGCTACCTTTGTTGCCATCCTCATCGCTCGCCAGTGTTTGCTCCTCGAGGATCTGATTCGCTGTGCTGCCATCCCTTCACTCCTTAATGCTG ctTGCAGCGAACAGGACTCTGAGCCGGGGGCTCGGCTTACCTGCCGCATCCTCCTCCACCTTTTCAAGACACCTCAACTCAATCCTTGCCAGTCAGATGGGA ACAAGCCTACCGTAGGAATCCGGTCCTCCTGTGACCGCCACCTGCTGGCTGCCTCTCAGAACCGCATAGTGGATGGAGCTGTGTTTGCTGTTCTCAAGGCTGTGTTTGTACTTG GGGATGCGGAACTGAAGGGCTCAGGCTTCACTGTGACAGGAGGAACAGAAGAACttccagaggaggagggaggagggggcagtggcGGTCGGAGGCAGGGTGGCCGCAACATCTCTGTGGAGACAGCCAGTCTGGATGTCTATGCCAAGTACGTGCTACGCAGCATCTGCCAACAG GAATGGGTAGGAGAACGTTGCCTTAAATCACTGTGTGAAGACAGCAATGACCTACAAGACCCGGTGTTGAGTAGCGCCCAGGCTCAGCGCCTCATGCAGCTCATCTGCTACCCACATCGATTACTGGACAACGAGGATGGGGAAAACCCCCAGCGGCAACGCATTAAGCGTATTCTCCAG AACTTGGACCAGTGGACCATGCGCCAGTCTTCCTTGGAACTGCAGCTGATGATCAAGCAGACCCCTAACAAT GAGATGAACTCCCTCTTAGAGAACATCGCTAAGGCCACAATCGAGGTTTTCCAACAGTCGGCAGAGACAGGGTCGTCTTCTGGAAACACTGCAAGCAACATGCCTAGCAGCAGCAAGACCAAGCCTGTGCTCAG CTCTCTCGAGCGCTCCGGTGTATGGCTGGTGGCCCCCCTCATTGCCAAACTGCCCACCTCAGTCCAGGGGCATGTGTTAAAGGCTGCTGGGGAGGAATTGGAGAAGGGTCAGCATCTGGGGTCCTCTTCCCGCAAAGAACGCGATCGCCAAAAGCAGAAGAG cATGTCCCTGTTGAGCCAGCAGCCCTTCTTATCCCTGGTGCTGACATGTCTGAAAGGGCAAGATGAGCAGCGTGAGGGACTCCTCACCTCCCTCTACAGCCAGGTGCACCAG ATTGTGAATAATTGGCGAGATGACCAGTACTTGGATGACTGCAAACCAAAGCAGCTAATGCACGAGGCGCTCAAGCTGCGGCTCAACCTG GTGGGGGGCATGTTTGACACGGTGCAGCGCAGCACCCAGCAGACCACGGAGTGGGCTGTGCTGCTCCTGGAGATCATCATCAGCGGCACTGTCGACATGCAGTCCAACAA CGAGCTCTTCACCACTGTGTTGGACATGCTGAGCGTGCTCATCAATGGGACCCTGGCTGCGGACATGTCTAGCATCTCTCAAGGCAGCATGGAGGAAAACAAACGCGCCTACATGAACCTGGTGAAGAAGCTGCGG AAAGAGTTGGGGGAGCGTCAGTCGGACAGTCTGGAAAAAGTTCGCCAGCTGCTGCCACTGCCCAAGCAGACCCGAGATGTCATCACATGTGAGCCACAGGGCTCCCTTATTGACACCAAAGGCAACAAGATTGCCGGCTTCGATTCCATCTTCAAGAAGGAG GGTCTACAGGTTTCCACCAAACAAAAGATCTCTCCCTGGGATCTTTTTGAAGGCTTGAAGCCATCAGCACCACTCTCTTGGGGCTGGTTTGGAACAGTCCGGGTCGACCGGCGAGTGGCCCGAGGAGAGGAACAGCAGCGCTTGCTGCTCTACCACACGCATCTGAGGCCCCGGCCCCGTGCCTATTACCTGGAACCACTGCCACTGCCACCGGAAGATGAGGagccccctgctcccaccctgctCGAGCCTGAGAAAAAGGCTCCAGAACCCCCCAAAACTGACAAACCTGGGGCCGCTCCACCTAGTACCGAGGAACGCAAGAAGAAGTCCACCAAGGGCAAGAAACGCAGCCAGCCAGCCGCCAAGACAGAG GACTATGGAATGGGCCCAGGAAGGAGTGGCCCGTATGGTGTGACAGTGCCTCCAGACCTCCTGCACCATGCGAACCCTGGATCCATATCCCACCTTAGCTACAGGCAGGGCTCCATAGGCCTGTACACCCAGAACCAGCCGCTGCCGGCAG GTGGCCCTCGTGTGGACCCGTACCGCCCCGTGCGATTACCAATGCAGAAGCTGTCAACCCGACCACCTTACCCGGGAGTGATGCCCACGGCCATGACTGGAGTCATGGGACTAGAACCCTCCTCCTACAAGACATCTGTCTACCGACAGCAGCAGCCCACGGTGCCCCAAGGACAGCGCCTTCGCCAACAGCTCCAG AGTCAGGGGATGTTGGGACAGTCATCTGTCCATCAGATGACTCCCAGCTCTTCCTACGGTTTGCAGACCTCCCAG gGCTATACTCCTTATGTTTCTCATGTGGGATTGCAGCAACACGCAGGCCCCGCAGGTACCATGGTGCCCCCCAGCTACTCCAGCCAGCCTTATCAGAGCACCCACCCTTCTACCAATCCTACTCTTGTAGATCCTACTCGCCACCTGCAACAGCGGCCCAGTGGCTATGTGCACCAGCAGGCCCCAACCTACGGACATGGGCTGACCTCCACTCAAAG GTTTTCACACCAGACCCTGCAGCAGACACCCATGATAGGTACCATGACACCGCTGGGCGCGCAGGGCGTCCAGGCCGGCGTTCGATCGGCTTCCATCCTGCctgagcagcagcagcaacagcagcagcagcagcagcagcaacagcaacagcagcagcagcagcagcagcagcagcagcagcagcagtaccACAtccggcagcagcagcagcagcagatcCTACGG cagcagcagcaacagcagcagcagcagcagcagcagcagcagcagcaacagcagcagcagcaacagcagcagcaacagcaacaacagcagcagcagcagcaggcggcccctccccagccccagccccagtcccagccccagGTAGCTGCTGGACTACGACCCCTGGCTCAGGGACAGCTGCCCAG TTCCAGCGC